A genome region from Methanobacterium bryantii includes the following:
- a CDS encoding zinc ribbon domain-containing protein — translation MVKCPNCGIEYDDGSIKCLVCGYMFKESPEKNVKIQNVRAAENKFSLQAIFAGTLVYSGLMFFIGMLVVLLGLYHPLNLSEFGSALIFAVIVPLIIGNILACWIANSNYQQSLFNGGMIGILPILVLSLFGFGNISVLFILFIMGSLAGILGKIITTRLIKNSQTNPIVKIRLILVFLFVISAGIFGTLMAITDASTNSTSYDQNGISFSYFGELVTLDNPVNTHPFGTGNNLTVIAALNGVNNTGTQSDALLISKGPVTMSLQDYTNAEKASIQKANCTIISETNSTVDGVPAAEINYNSTSNITGVELLLIKNNTIYSLNFNYDSNNEIQRYICFLPIEKSLHIQ, via the coding sequence ATGGTTAAATGCCCTAACTGCGGTATTGAATATGATGATGGTTCTATAAAATGTTTAGTTTGCGGATATATGTTCAAAGAATCCCCCGAAAAAAATGTAAAAATTCAAAATGTAAGAGCAGCTGAAAATAAATTTAGTTTACAGGCTATTTTTGCAGGAACTCTTGTTTATTCAGGATTAATGTTTTTTATTGGAATGCTGGTAGTTTTACTGGGCCTGTATCATCCCTTAAACCTATCCGAATTTGGGTCTGCACTCATATTTGCAGTTATAGTGCCCCTTATAATAGGTAACATCCTGGCATGCTGGATTGCAAACAGCAATTATCAACAAAGTCTATTTAATGGAGGGATGATAGGAATTTTACCCATCCTGGTACTCTCACTTTTTGGTTTCGGTAATATTAGTGTTCTATTCATTTTATTCATCATGGGATCTTTAGCTGGAATTTTAGGTAAGATCATAACAACCAGATTGATAAAAAATTCTCAAACAAACCCCATAGTAAAAATTAGACTTATCCTTGTGTTTCTCTTTGTAATATCTGCAGGTATCTTTGGTACATTAATGGCCATTACAGATGCTAGCACTAACAGTACCTCATATGACCAGAATGGAATCTCATTCAGTTATTTTGGAGAGTTAGTTACACTTGACAACCCCGTAAACACACATCCCTTCGGTACAGGAAATAACCTTACTGTAATTGCAGCATTAAACGGAGTAAATAATACAGGGACCCAATCAGATGCTTTACTTATAAGTAAAGGTCCTGTGACAATGTCATTACAGGATTATACCAATGCAGAAAAAGCATCTATTCAAAAAGCTAACTGCACAATCATTTCAGAAACAAATTCAACTGTAGATGGAGTTCCAGCCGCTGAAATTAATTACAACAGCACCAGCAATATTACAGGAGTAGAGTTACTTCTTATAAAAAATAACACTATTTACAGTCTGAACTTCAATTATGACAGTAACAACGAGATCCAGAGGTATATTTGCTTTTTACCCATTGAAAAAAGTTTGCATATACAATAA
- a CDS encoding nitroreductase family protein, producing the protein MDLYETIRNRRSIRKYKDREIDDDLIHEIIEAGIWAPSAGNLQSWEVVVVKDPEIKSQLAVACYIREFIAEAPVVLVICAHKRKSSAAYGERGQELYCIQDAACAAQNMLLMIHDLGLGACWNGSFNEESVSALLGIPNGVRPVTIITVGYPDEKPIPPPREDIEDFIHRETY; encoded by the coding sequence ATGGACTTATATGAAACTATACGGAATAGAAGAAGTATAAGGAAGTATAAAGACAGAGAAATTGATGACGATCTTATACATGAAATAATTGAAGCAGGCATATGGGCCCCGTCTGCCGGAAATCTACAAAGTTGGGAAGTTGTAGTAGTAAAAGACCCTGAAATAAAATCCCAACTTGCAGTTGCATGTTACATACGGGAGTTCATTGCGGAAGCTCCTGTTGTGCTGGTAATATGCGCCCATAAACGAAAATCAAGCGCTGCATATGGTGAAAGAGGACAGGAACTTTACTGCATACAGGATGCAGCGTGTGCAGCTCAAAATATGCTCCTTATGATTCATGATCTTGGATTAGGGGCCTGCTGGAATGGGTCCTTCAATGAAGAGTCAGTTTCAGCTTTATTAGGAATTCCAAATGGTGTGCGGCCAGTAACGATAATTACTGTGGGTTATCCTGATGAAAAACCTATTCCCCCACCTAGGGAAGATATTGAAGACTTCATTCACCGTGAAACATATTAA
- a CDS encoding formate--phosphoribosylaminoimidazolecarboxamide ligase, translating into MSVVDKQKIMDILDKYDKNNITIATLGSHTSLHILKGAKEEGFKTAVVCEKGREVPYQRFGVADEFILVDKFSDIVNDDVQQKLRDLNSIIVPHGSFIAYAGLDRVENDFYVPMFGNRSILRWEAERDLERKLLSESNIRIPKKFESSAEIDRTVMVKFPGARGGKGYFIASSPEEFDKKIAAMVDREWITGEDIEKAHIEEYVLGCNYCIHFFYSALKDEVEVLGMDTRYESQIDGLCRVPAKDQLDIPADPSYVITGNHPVVIRESLLTQVFDIGDNLVETAKKLVKPGMNGPFCLQTLCNDNLEIVVFEMSARIDGGTNTFMNSSPYSYIMFGEMMSMGRRVAREIKNAVEEDKLEVVIT; encoded by the coding sequence ATGAGTGTAGTAGATAAACAGAAAATCATGGATATCTTAGATAAATATGATAAAAACAATATAACCATTGCGACCTTAGGAAGCCATACATCTTTACATATACTAAAAGGAGCAAAAGAAGAAGGCTTTAAGACTGCAGTAGTATGTGAAAAAGGACGTGAAGTTCCATATCAGAGATTTGGAGTCGCTGACGAGTTTATACTTGTTGATAAATTCAGTGATATAGTTAATGATGATGTACAACAGAAATTACGTGATTTAAACAGTATTATTGTCCCTCATGGTTCTTTTATAGCTTATGCCGGACTTGATCGTGTTGAAAATGATTTTTATGTTCCGATGTTTGGAAACAGGTCTATTTTAAGGTGGGAAGCTGAAAGAGACCTTGAAAGAAAACTTTTATCCGAATCGAACATAAGAATACCTAAAAAATTCGAAAGCAGTGCAGAAATTGACAGAACTGTAATGGTAAAATTCCCTGGGGCAAGAGGTGGAAAGGGATATTTTATAGCATCATCACCTGAAGAATTCGATAAAAAGATCGCTGCCATGGTTGATAGAGAATGGATTACAGGGGAAGATATAGAAAAAGCACACATCGAAGAATATGTTTTAGGTTGTAATTACTGTATTCATTTCTTCTATTCTGCATTAAAGGACGAAGTTGAGGTTTTAGGTATGGACACCAGGTATGAATCCCAAATTGATGGCCTATGCAGAGTTCCAGCAAAAGACCAGCTTGATATTCCTGCAGATCCGTCATATGTCATAACAGGTAACCATCCGGTGGTTATAAGAGAATCATTACTTACACAGGTATTTGATATTGGGGATAACCTTGTTGAAACTGCTAAAAAATTAGTAAAACCTGGAATGAATGGGCCTTTCTGTCTGCAGACTTTATGTAACGATAATCTTGAAATTGTTGTATTTGAGATGAGTGCAAGGATAGATGGCGGAACAAATACATTTATGAACTCATCACCTTACAGTTACATCATGTTCGGCGAAATGATGAGTATGGGACGTAGAGTTGCACGTGAAATTAAAAACGCGGTAGAAGAAGATAAGTTAGAAGTAGTCATCACCTGA
- a CDS encoding TetR/AcrR family transcriptional regulator: MTDETKQKILEAALKLFSKKGYAGATTRIIAAEAGFTEMTLYTKFKTKQNLFNQVMIYGMEKLNKDASSLIFIDNEFEDPNDFLETCVKNLDKFFWNNFEFFKLGFNQDRKVTGPIWKESTENFSKYIEKHIPNQKIDYMAFSLSIFSFVYMSNLGRYQGGHNPLRDELLERFIYNLTLCIE; this comes from the coding sequence ATGACTGATGAAACTAAACAGAAAATTTTAGAGGCTGCGTTAAAATTGTTTAGTAAAAAGGGATATGCCGGCGCTACTACTAGAATTATAGCAGCTGAAGCTGGTTTTACTGAGATGACTTTATATACAAAATTTAAAACTAAACAGAATCTTTTTAACCAGGTCATGATTTACGGCATGGAAAAATTGAATAAAGATGCATCTTCGCTTATTTTTATTGATAATGAATTTGAAGACCCCAATGACTTTCTAGAAACTTGTGTTAAAAACCTGGATAAGTTTTTCTGGAATAATTTTGAATTCTTCAAGTTAGGTTTTAACCAGGATAGAAAAGTAACCGGGCCAATTTGGAAAGAAAGTACAGAAAATTTCAGTAAATACATTGAAAAGCACATTCCCAACCAGAAAATAGATTATATGGCATTTTCACTTTCTATATTCTCCTTTGTATACATGTCGAACCTTGGAAGGTACCAGGGTGGCCATAATCCCCTCCGTGATGAGCTTTTAGAAAGATTTATTTATAATCTTACGCTTTGCATTGAGTAA
- a CDS encoding DUF2795 domain-containing protein: MAGMSPEAVYNYLGGVQYPAKKPELIKHAKINGAGADVINALETLPDEEYKSQDELIRIGSQLKHKEWSEIRHEHGR; encoded by the coding sequence ATGGCCGGAATGAGCCCTGAAGCCGTTTATAATTATTTAGGTGGCGTACAATATCCAGCTAAAAAGCCAGAATTAATTAAACATGCCAAAATTAACGGTGCTGGCGCAGATGTAATCAATGCTTTAGAAACTCTTCCTGATGAAGAGTATAAATCTCAAGATGAACTTATCAGGATAGGATCACAGCTTAAACATAAAGAATGGTCAGAAATTAGGCATGAACACGGCAGATAA
- a CDS encoding GNAT family N-acetyltransferase — MDTDQEISNLIEYNTAKFFLNLGRLNCDEVCDTSEIKYIFTRNWFNRIFMINFNESNVSTSIEQIVSRIKKLDISASWYITPQSRPANLQNLLKDHSFAHKDDWSAMAIDLENIPESFNFPEGMEIKEVLNLGELKTWTDILVKSFEFPEIVQSYKKYFINARLKSHNSHYYLGFLNGNPIATGVLFKGDGAAGLFYIGTVPEARRQGIAKAMVYYLLSTAKKKGCSISVLQASKMGYPVYKKIGFKKYYTTKIYRR, encoded by the coding sequence ATGGACACTGATCAGGAAATATCTAATTTAATTGAATACAACACTGCAAAGTTTTTTCTTAATTTAGGGCGTTTAAACTGTGATGAAGTATGTGATACCTCTGAAATTAAATATATATTCACAAGAAACTGGTTCAACCGTATTTTCATGATAAATTTCAATGAATCAAATGTATCTACAAGTATTGAGCAGATAGTCTCAAGGATTAAAAAGTTAGACATATCTGCTTCATGGTACATCACACCCCAATCACGCCCTGCAAACCTGCAAAACCTCCTGAAAGATCACAGTTTTGCTCATAAAGATGATTGGAGCGCCATGGCAATTGATCTTGAAAATATCCCTGAAAGTTTTAACTTTCCAGAAGGTATGGAGATAAAAGAAGTTCTTAATCTAGGTGAACTCAAAACATGGACAGATATCCTGGTAAAAAGCTTTGAATTCCCTGAGATAGTTCAGTCTTATAAAAAATATTTCATTAATGCTAGACTTAAAAGCCATAATTCTCATTATTATCTCGGATTTCTAAATGGAAATCCCATAGCTACAGGAGTACTCTTTAAAGGTGATGGAGCTGCAGGTTTATTTTATATTGGAACAGTTCCAGAGGCTAGAAGACAAGGTATAGCCAAAGCTATGGTTTATTATCTCCTAAGCACTGCAAAAAAGAAAGGATGCTCTATTTCTGTTTTACAGGCAAGCAAAATGGGATATCCTGTTTATAAAAAGATTGGTTTTAAGAAATATTACACTACAAAAATTTACAGGAGATAA
- a CDS encoding transglutaminase-like domain-containing protein: MQLNQIDDITDYLIDSEIMDYNNSRIKEKALELSLDSKNQFETIKDIYEFVRDEIHHSLDINGQKAAFKASEVLNNAQGICFAKSNLLAAMLRFLGVPTGFCYQRLTHEGGYILHGLNAVFLDNKWYRLDARGNREDVNAQFSVDSEKLAFPVSKEGEIDYPGIYSKPVESVIAAFNGAETVDELMEKIPDRLIENST, translated from the coding sequence TTGCAGCTTAATCAGATAGATGATATAACAGATTATTTGATAGATTCGGAAATCATGGATTACAATAATTCTCGAATCAAGGAAAAGGCATTAGAATTATCTTTAGATTCTAAAAATCAGTTTGAAACTATCAAAGATATTTATGAATTTGTAAGGGATGAAATACATCATTCACTGGACATCAATGGCCAGAAAGCGGCTTTCAAGGCATCTGAAGTTTTAAATAATGCTCAGGGGATCTGTTTTGCAAAATCCAACTTGCTTGCTGCAATGCTGAGATTTTTGGGAGTTCCAACAGGCTTTTGCTATCAAAGACTTACTCATGAGGGAGGATACATACTCCATGGGCTTAATGCAGTATTTTTAGATAATAAATGGTACAGACTGGATGCTAGAGGAAACAGGGAAGATGTGAACGCCCAGTTTTCAGTTGATAGTGAAAAACTTGCATTTCCAGTTTCAAAAGAAGGTGAGATAGATTATCCTGGAATATACAGCAAACCTGTTGAATCTGTTATAGCTGCTTTTAATGGTGCTGAAACAGTCGATGAACTTATGGAAAAGATTCCAGATAGGCTAATTGAGAACAGTACCTAA
- a CDS encoding methyltransferase domain-containing protein has product MSKDYVHGYSEEESNRLLDQANTLADLLHSGTTYPAGSKVLEAGCGVGAQTIRLVKSSPEAKITSIDISEDSIMQAKELIKQNGFSNVEFQRADLLNLPFEDETFDHIFVCFVLEHLKDPIAALESLRRVLKKGGSITVIEGDHGSCYFYPETEESVKAWKCLIECQTGLDCNPMIGREIYPLLKNSGFENVQVSPKIVYVDASKPDLVEGFNKRTIIAMVEGVKEQAISSGMMDAESWKKGIEDLYKTTEHDGVFFYNFFKGTAVRD; this is encoded by the coding sequence ATGAGTAAAGATTATGTTCACGGATATTCTGAAGAGGAATCTAACAGGCTACTTGATCAGGCAAATACGCTCGCTGATCTTCTGCATAGTGGTACTACATACCCTGCAGGAAGCAAGGTTTTAGAAGCAGGCTGTGGGGTGGGGGCTCAAACAATAAGGCTTGTAAAAAGCAGCCCTGAAGCTAAAATCACTTCAATTGATATATCTGAAGACTCAATAATGCAGGCAAAAGAGTTAATAAAACAAAATGGCTTCTCTAATGTTGAATTTCAAAGGGCAGACCTTCTAAATTTACCATTTGAGGATGAAACTTTTGATCATATATTTGTCTGTTTCGTGCTTGAGCATCTAAAGGATCCAATAGCTGCACTGGAAAGTTTAAGACGAGTTCTTAAGAAAGGGGGTTCAATCACCGTAATTGAAGGAGATCATGGGTCATGCTATTTCTATCCTGAAACAGAAGAATCGGTTAAAGCTTGGAAGTGCTTGATAGAGTGTCAAACTGGACTGGACTGTAACCCTATGATTGGAAGGGAAATTTATCCCCTGTTAAAAAATTCAGGGTTTGAAAATGTTCAGGTTTCACCTAAAATAGTATATGTAGATGCAAGTAAACCTGATTTGGTGGAAGGGTTCAATAAAAGGACTATTATTGCGATGGTGGAAGGAGTTAAAGAACAGGCAATTTCTTCAGGTATGATGGATGCTGAATCATGGAAAAAGGGGATAGAAGACTTATATAAAACAACAGAGCATGATGGTGTGTTCTTTTATAATTTTTTTAAGGGAACTGCGGTAAGAGATTGA
- a CDS encoding dihydrofolate reductase family protein yields the protein MRSSCSKSTPEEYLDFLKERNIDYIVAGVKHVDLKEAMEKLNLEYKINSIRVDSGGILNAVLLNEGLANEIHVLIHLELVGDVNKDSIFISKDLNPLNNPIKLKLAHIDKLNDDMVWIKYDIIG from the coding sequence TTGCGTAGCTCATGCTCTAAATCAACACCTGAAGAATATTTGGATTTCTTAAAAGAAAGAAATATTGATTATATAGTTGCGGGTGTAAAACATGTGGATTTGAAGGAAGCAATGGAAAAATTAAATTTGGAATATAAGATAAATTCCATTCGAGTTGACAGTGGAGGTATTTTAAATGCTGTTCTCCTTAATGAAGGATTGGCAAATGAGATTCACGTGCTTATTCATCTGGAACTTGTTGGAGACGTAAATAAAGATTCAATATTTATTTCAAAGGATTTAAATCCTTTAAATAATCCTATCAAGCTTAAACTAGCGCATATTGATAAATTGAATGATGATATGGTCTGGATTAAATATGATATTATTGGATAA
- a CDS encoding DUF429 domain-containing protein: protein MDIKIIGIDLSGKPENPTGICFLDVHNLHFSTLFENKDILSYIFLKKPSLIVIDAPLSLPKGRCCLSKDCSCSKKGGHFREAEVQMRKYGRTLPLTFRGMRMLTERGIQIAERLKEEYIVLESHPRTIQKILGFSNLYEDLTNYFELPENISEHELDAALLVIAGVFYMHGEFMEFGDVDEGTIILPKNRNINDILNFKTHL from the coding sequence ATGGATATCAAAATCATTGGAATAGATCTATCAGGGAAACCCGAAAATCCAACAGGAATCTGCTTTTTAGATGTTCATAATCTTCATTTTAGCACTCTTTTTGAAAATAAAGATATTTTAAGTTATATATTCCTGAAAAAACCATCTTTAATTGTAATTGATGCTCCGCTATCACTTCCAAAGGGCAGATGCTGCCTGAGTAAAGACTGCAGCTGCAGTAAAAAGGGAGGACATTTTAGGGAAGCAGAAGTGCAAATGCGCAAATATGGGAGAACATTGCCCCTTACATTCCGAGGAATGAGAATGCTTACAGAAAGAGGCATTCAAATAGCAGAGAGACTTAAAGAGGAATATATTGTCTTAGAATCCCATCCACGGACTATTCAAAAAATTTTAGGTTTTTCCAATTTATATGAGGACCTAACAAACTATTTTGAATTACCAGAAAATATCAGTGAACATGAACTGGACGCTGCACTGCTTGTTATAGCCGGCGTCTTTTACATGCACGGTGAATTTATGGAGTTTGGTGACGTGGATGAAGGCACCATAATCCTCCCAAAAAACCGCAATATAAATGATATTTTAAATTTTAAAACGCATCTATAA
- a CDS encoding GNAT family N-acetyltransferase translates to MIGHVYFNKVKPVEFRNWELGYVFNPLYYGNGYATEACKCILQFGFDQLDIHRVSAKCSPENIRSWKLLERLSMRREGYSLKSVIFKYTSDG, encoded by the coding sequence ATGATAGGGCATGTATATTTTAACAAGGTGAAACCTGTTGAATTTCGGAACTGGGAGTTGGGATATGTGTTTAACCCTTTATATTATGGAAATGGTTATGCTACAGAAGCATGTAAATGTATTCTACAATTTGGTTTTGATCAGTTAGATATACACAGGGTATCGGCTAAATGTAGTCCAGAAAACATACGTTCATGGAAACTATTAGAACGTTTGTCTATGAGGCGCGAGGGATACAGCTTAAAGAGTGTTATTTTTAAATATACTTCAGATGGGTAG
- a CDS encoding isocitrate lyase/PEP mutase family protein, translated as MKSKKLKGLLNSGETLVVPDAYDPISAKLIENAGFKAVQCSGYSFSISAGYKREIDVNLDENIELTRRIVESVNVPVMADAEDGFGGPEEVIDTVAMFIETGAAGINIEDQIPDGKSKLSIIDADLMAQKIMVARETAEIEGYHDFVINGRTDALKSTDDRYDGLELAIDRANQYLEAGADLAFVTYAATLDEVKQITKEVKGPVSIAAGQLYNINNFTIRDLQKLGVARVSLPTLLIFSSLHAINNSLQYLKEDNLSEILEKNLLCSVEDLNNILK; from the coding sequence ATGAAAAGCAAAAAACTCAAAGGACTTTTAAATTCAGGTGAAACGCTGGTGGTACCTGATGCATATGATCCAATAAGCGCTAAACTAATTGAAAATGCAGGATTTAAAGCTGTTCAATGCTCAGGATACAGTTTTTCAATTTCTGCAGGTTATAAGCGGGAAATCGATGTTAATCTTGATGAAAACATAGAATTAACACGTAGAATTGTGGAATCCGTGAATGTTCCAGTTATGGCTGATGCTGAAGATGGGTTCGGCGGGCCTGAAGAGGTAATTGACACAGTTGCAATGTTTATAGAAACGGGTGCTGCCGGCATTAACATTGAAGATCAAATTCCTGATGGAAAAAGTAAACTGTCTATAATAGACGCTGATTTAATGGCCCAAAAAATTATGGTGGCCAGAGAAACGGCAGAAATAGAGGGATATCACGATTTTGTAATAAATGGGAGGACAGACGCTTTAAAATCAACTGATGATCGGTATGATGGGTTGGAACTTGCAATAGATCGTGCTAACCAATATCTTGAAGCCGGTGCTGATCTTGCATTTGTGACATATGCTGCAACACTGGATGAGGTTAAACAGATTACAAAAGAAGTTAAAGGTCCAGTTAGTATTGCAGCGGGCCAGCTATATAACATTAATAATTTCACAATCCGTGATTTACAGAAATTAGGAGTGGCAAGGGTTAGTTTGCCTACATTACTGATATTTTCCAGTCTTCATGCGATTAATAATTCGCTTCAGTATCTTAAAGAGGATAATCTATCGGAAATACTTGAAAAAAATCTGTTATGTTCGGTTGAAGATTTAAATAACATTTTAAAATAA
- a CDS encoding Ig-like domain-containing protein — MSLSLSCVSADNTTVNTTSSNLTNDLNSPTVKSVDPTNKSIGVAVNKVIKVTFSESINAGTYCIKLRDTSGKTVSVTKSINGNVLMIKPTANLTNGTKYTLLIYNGSVTDLSGNNVSAYTSTFTTDGTAPTVKSVDPANKATSISVSKTIKVKFGESIKMGSGWIELKNSNGKSVSFTKSIYKNVLTINPKSNLATGTEYTLIIHSGSLTDLSGNKYVYKGSTSFTTYSTYLKSTANCQVTNSKIKAMATKLTKSKTTVYAKAVAIYNWVRNNIDYSYYSSTRYGAVGTLSKGSGNCVDTAHLLIALLRASGVQARYKHVKAKFSSGNWYGHVYAQVYVNGKWYNADATSSRNSFGVIKNWNTATATYKGTYVSLPF, encoded by the coding sequence ATATCGCTTAGTTTAAGTTGTGTATCTGCTGATAATACAACAGTAAATACAACAAGTTCCAATTTAACTAATGATTTAAATTCTCCCACTGTAAAAAGCGTAGACCCCACAAATAAATCAATAGGTGTAGCAGTTAATAAAGTGATTAAAGTCACATTCAGTGAATCCATAAATGCAGGAACTTACTGTATCAAACTTAGAGATACCAGTGGAAAAACAGTCTCAGTAACTAAATCAATCAATGGCAACGTTTTAATGATAAAACCAACTGCTAACTTAACTAATGGAACTAAGTACACTTTACTGATTTATAATGGCAGTGTAACGGACTTATCAGGTAACAATGTATCTGCATACACAAGTACATTCACGACTGATGGTACTGCACCCACTGTTAAAAGTGTGGATCCTGCAAACAAGGCAACAAGTATATCAGTCAGCAAAACAATTAAAGTTAAATTTGGTGAATCCATTAAGATGGGTAGTGGATGGATTGAATTAAAGAATAGTAATGGAAAGTCTGTATCATTTACTAAATCTATCTACAAGAATGTATTAACAATAAACCCCAAAAGTAACTTGGCTACTGGAACTGAATATACCTTAATCATACATTCTGGAAGTTTAACAGATTTATCTGGTAATAAATATGTATACAAGGGATCTACTAGTTTTACAACTTATTCCACATATCTTAAATCTACAGCAAACTGTCAGGTGACCAACTCAAAAATTAAAGCTATGGCTACAAAACTAACAAAAAGCAAAACTACAGTATATGCTAAAGCAGTGGCAATTTACAACTGGGTAAGGAATAACATTGATTATTCTTATTATTCAAGTACAAGATATGGGGCTGTAGGTACCCTTTCTAAGGGTTCAGGTAACTGTGTGGATACGGCACACCTTTTAATAGCTCTTTTAAGGGCATCAGGAGTTCAAGCGAGGTATAAACACGTTAAAGCTAAATTTTCAAGCGGGAATTGGTATGGGCATGTTTATGCTCAGGTATACGTGAACGGTAAATGGTATAATGCAGACGCAACCAGTTCAAGAAACTCATTTGGAGTTATTAAAAATTGGAATACTGCAACAGCAACATACAAAGGTACATATGTTTCATTGCCTTTCTAA
- a CDS encoding class I SAM-dependent methyltransferase: protein MKGKVIGDILVLKNEPDNLEKLLDLPEVKRIVKLGRINGPKREPEVEILVGDNTETIHRENHCFFKLDVARIMWSKGNTGERRRMAKLVKDGETIVDMFAGIGYFSIPMSVHSNPSKIYSLEINPVSYGYLKENIMLNKVEDVIEPILGDCREFAPKNFADRVLMGYIGNTHEYLDKAVDIVKPGGIIHYHESVPDKLKFERPPQRIIDAACGRDVEILNKRIIKKYSPGVYHVVIDALIE, encoded by the coding sequence ATGAAAGGCAAAGTCATCGGAGATATCCTTGTTTTAAAAAATGAACCGGATAATTTAGAGAAACTACTAGATTTACCAGAAGTGAAACGTATAGTTAAATTAGGGCGCATAAATGGTCCTAAAAGAGAACCAGAAGTTGAAATACTCGTCGGTGATAATACAGAAACCATTCATCGAGAAAACCACTGTTTTTTCAAGTTAGATGTTGCCAGAATAATGTGGTCTAAAGGAAATACAGGAGAGCGAAGAAGAATGGCAAAACTGGTTAAAGATGGTGAAACCATTGTGGATATGTTCGCTGGAATTGGATACTTTTCAATACCAATGTCTGTGCATTCTAATCCATCTAAAATTTATTCATTAGAAATAAATCCAGTGTCATACGGCTATTTAAAAGAAAACATCATGCTTAATAAAGTTGAAGACGTAATAGAGCCAATATTAGGCGACTGCAGAGAATTTGCCCCTAAAAATTTTGCAGATAGGGTTTTAATGGGTTACATTGGAAATACACACGAATACCTGGATAAGGCAGTGGACATTGTGAAGCCGGGGGGCATTATCCACTATCACGAATCAGTGCCAGATAAGTTGAAATTTGAAAGGCCTCCCCAAAGAATAATTGACGCTGCATGTGGGCGTGATGTGGAAATATTAAATAAGAGAATCATAAAAAAATATTCTCCAGGTGTTTACCACGTTGTAATAGATGCGCTAATTGAATAA